In a single window of the Prochlorococcus marinus str. AS9601 genome:
- the purT gene encoding formate-dependent phosphoribosylglycinamide formyltransferase — translation MKESIFSKKRILLLGSGELGKELVIESKRLGLEVIAIDRYEKAPAMQVADYSRVIEMGDKNILKNVIKEFKPDYVVPEIEALSIEALKELEDEGFNIVPNARTVEITMNRDKIRDLASKDLKIKTAKFDYIFEFDDLEKKADEIGFPLLLKPLMSSSGKGQSLVETKNDLQNAWKQAQANSRGKVKGVIIEEFINFDFEFTLLTVRKENGENIFCLPIGHLQSNGDYQCSWQPLEIKESLIIEAKRMTSRILNNLNGAGLYGVEFFIKGSEVIFSELSPRPHDTGMVTLVSQNINEFELHLRAFLNLPIPRIDLIEPSATRVILSNQEYLNPIYEGLYEALEFEKTKVLIFGKPVSRKGRRMGVVLSSNTDINLARKNADEAALKIKVSTT, via the coding sequence ATGAAAGAATCAATTTTTTCTAAAAAGAGAATTTTATTACTTGGTAGTGGCGAGCTTGGAAAAGAATTAGTAATAGAATCCAAAAGATTAGGATTAGAAGTCATTGCAATTGATCGATATGAAAAAGCTCCTGCTATGCAAGTTGCTGATTATTCAAGAGTAATTGAAATGGGAGATAAAAATATTTTAAAAAATGTAATAAAAGAATTTAAGCCTGACTATGTTGTCCCAGAAATAGAGGCACTTTCAATTGAAGCCCTAAAAGAACTCGAGGATGAAGGATTCAATATTGTTCCCAATGCTAGAACTGTAGAAATTACAATGAATAGAGATAAAATTAGAGACTTAGCTTCTAAAGATTTAAAAATTAAAACTGCAAAGTTTGATTATATTTTTGAATTTGATGATTTAGAAAAAAAAGCAGATGAAATTGGATTCCCACTTTTACTTAAACCTTTAATGAGCTCTTCAGGAAAAGGGCAAAGTTTGGTTGAAACAAAAAATGATTTACAAAATGCTTGGAAACAGGCACAAGCAAATTCAAGAGGAAAGGTTAAAGGTGTAATTATTGAAGAATTTATTAATTTTGATTTTGAGTTTACTCTTTTAACTGTAAGAAAAGAAAATGGTGAAAATATTTTTTGTTTACCAATTGGACATCTTCAATCTAATGGAGACTATCAATGTAGTTGGCAACCTTTAGAGATCAAGGAGTCCTTAATTATTGAAGCTAAGAGAATGACTAGTAGAATATTAAATAACCTTAATGGAGCTGGATTATACGGAGTAGAATTTTTTATAAAAGGAAGTGAGGTTATCTTTTCAGAATTATCTCCAAGACCTCACGACACTGGTATGGTTACATTAGTTAGTCAAAATATTAATGAATTTGAATTACATTTAAGGGCTTTTTTAAATTTACCAATACCGCGTATCGATCTAATAGAGCCCTCTGCAACCAGAGTTATACTCTCTAACCAAGAGTATCTAAATCCTATTTATGAGGGTCTTTATGAAGCATTAGAATTTGAAAAGACCAAAGTGCTCATATTTGGCAAACCAGTTTCCAGAAAAGGCAGAAGAATGGGTGTTGTTCTCTCTTCAAATACTGACATAAATTTGGCCAGAAAAAATGCAGATGAAGCTGCTCTTAAAATAAAAGTCAGTACTACATAA
- a CDS encoding acyl-CoA thioesterase — protein MNSKPVWKIEKIVLPQDADHAGVMWHGKYFNWLEESRINALSEVGISYFELTKNGLDLPLINTSIKYKSPLFLGEKITIESEFNIDKSPRINVISKFHNKKNEILTIAEVNLVLINKLNFSIIRKRPDFLSEAFSKLNG, from the coding sequence ATGAACTCAAAACCAGTTTGGAAAATAGAAAAAATTGTTTTACCTCAAGATGCAGATCATGCAGGCGTAATGTGGCACGGTAAATATTTTAATTGGCTTGAAGAAAGCCGAATAAATGCACTTTCAGAAGTAGGTATAAGTTATTTCGAACTAACTAAAAATGGCTTAGATTTACCTTTAATCAATACTTCTATAAAATATAAATCTCCTTTATTTCTTGGTGAAAAAATAACAATCGAGAGCGAATTCAATATTGATAAAAGTCCTAGGATTAATGTAATTTCAAAATTTCATAACAAGAAAAATGAAATCTTAACGATTGCTGAAGTCAATTTAGTCTTAATAAATAAACTGAATTTTTCTATAATAAGAAAAAGACCAGATTTCCTATCGGAAGCCTTTAGTAAATTAAATGGTTGA
- the dusB gene encoding tRNA dihydrouridine synthase DusB, protein MSSNIRLKGRGVNRKITSKVMLSPLAGVTDNIFRRLVRKWAPNSLLFTEMINATSLKKGYGTQKINQIDLEEGPIGVQIFDNRPYAVSEAAKQAEDSGAFLIDINMGCPVKKIAKKGGGSALIKDRKLAIELVKNVVKAVRVPVTVKTRLGWDSKEENIEDFLFKLQDAGATMITLHGRTRKQGFSGKSDWEMIGRLKKLLEIPVIANGDIKNPDDALNCLKKTKADGVMIGRGILGSPWKIGEIDYALRENKNFKEPNTEEKLYLIIEHLDELIKEKGDHGLLIARKHISWTCKDFKGASNLRNNLVRAVDKNEVKNLINKMIQTLNNEKNRLA, encoded by the coding sequence ATGTCTTCAAATATAAGGCTAAAAGGAAGGGGAGTTAACAGAAAAATTACGAGTAAGGTAATGCTATCGCCATTAGCAGGAGTTACGGATAACATTTTTAGACGACTTGTACGTAAATGGGCTCCAAACTCTTTACTTTTTACAGAAATGATAAATGCCACAAGTCTTAAAAAAGGATATGGCACACAAAAAATCAATCAAATAGATTTAGAAGAAGGTCCAATTGGAGTACAAATATTTGATAATAGGCCATATGCTGTTTCTGAAGCTGCAAAACAAGCTGAGGACTCTGGAGCTTTCTTAATCGATATAAATATGGGATGTCCAGTAAAAAAAATTGCAAAGAAAGGTGGAGGCAGTGCCTTAATTAAAGACCGAAAACTTGCTATAGAATTAGTCAAAAATGTTGTAAAAGCTGTTAGGGTTCCTGTAACAGTAAAAACACGACTCGGATGGGATAGTAAAGAAGAAAATATAGAGGATTTCTTATTTAAACTTCAAGATGCGGGAGCAACCATGATCACACTTCATGGAAGAACTAGAAAACAGGGTTTTTCAGGCAAGTCAGATTGGGAAATGATCGGGAGACTTAAAAAGTTGTTGGAAATTCCAGTAATTGCTAATGGAGATATCAAAAATCCAGATGACGCTCTTAATTGTTTGAAAAAAACAAAAGCTGATGGTGTAATGATTGGACGAGGAATTTTAGGATCCCCATGGAAAATAGGAGAAATAGATTATGCTCTTAGAGAAAATAAAAATTTTAAAGAACCAAACACAGAAGAAAAACTATATTTAATTATTGAGCATCTTGATGAATTAATAAAAGAAAAAGGAGATCACGGTTTGCTAATCGCAAGGAAACATATCTCATGGACATGCAAAGACTTTAAAGGGGCATCAAATTTGAGAAATAACTTGGTTAGAGCTGTTGATAAAAATGAAGTTAAAAATTTAATAAATAAAATGATTCAAACTTTGAATAATGAAAAAAATAGATTAGCTTAA
- a CDS encoding restriction endonuclease: MKNFFILIIFIIFLIFIIVRDYQIKKKKLKLKNALNSNFFIKTINKLIDENKYNLLEERIRLREIDAYGNEDYKKWIGNPPLDEKAIEKNIFNGSKRFKEGIPYFYEKVILKEFGSTELFFEKWRSYCNENPTIDDEIIGSIRKLETEDWFVFIASQIEKSCLNLIEKSYSSKKKGNYKKGIRFENHCMEILKQNGWEVKETPITGDQGVDLIASINDLRICIQCKDHEKAIGNKAVQEISAGKLFWKGTHAIIVSKSGFTKSAHQLAKSNKVELINEYQLKDLEKFIV; the protein is encoded by the coding sequence ATGAAAAATTTTTTTATTTTAATTATTTTTATCATTTTTTTAATTTTTATAATAGTAAGAGATTATCAAATTAAGAAGAAAAAGTTAAAATTAAAAAATGCCTTAAATTCCAATTTCTTTATTAAAACAATTAATAAATTAATTGACGAGAACAAATACAATTTGTTAGAGGAGAGGATCAGATTAAGGGAGATAGATGCTTACGGTAACGAGGATTATAAAAAATGGATTGGCAATCCACCTCTTGATGAAAAAGCCATTGAGAAAAATATATTTAATGGATCTAAGCGATTTAAAGAGGGTATACCATACTTCTATGAAAAAGTAATTTTAAAAGAATTTGGAAGTACGGAATTATTTTTCGAAAAGTGGAGATCCTACTGTAATGAAAATCCTACTATTGATGATGAGATAATTGGATCTATTAGAAAGCTCGAGACTGAAGATTGGTTTGTTTTCATAGCAAGTCAAATTGAGAAATCATGCTTAAACCTAATAGAAAAAAGCTACTCAAGTAAAAAAAAGGGAAACTACAAAAAAGGTATTAGATTTGAAAATCATTGTATGGAAATTCTCAAACAAAATGGCTGGGAGGTAAAAGAAACCCCTATTACAGGAGATCAAGGGGTTGACTTAATTGCGTCAATAAATGATTTGCGAATATGTATACAATGCAAAGATCATGAAAAAGCCATTGGAAATAAAGCAGTTCAGGAAATTTCAGCTGGTAAATTATTTTGGAAAGGTACACATGCAATAATAGTCTCAAAATCTGGCTTTACAAAGTCTGCTCATCAACTAGCAAAATCAAATAAAGTGGAACTAATCAATGAATAT
- a CDS encoding DUF2470 domain-containing protein codes for MKIISKETSKRVCDHMNNDHIDSVHKYLIHYGKISRFENAYMEEINNSYIKINYDGQSAIINFKNEISEEEIHSTLVSMIKDIKK; via the coding sequence ATGAAAATTATTAGTAAAGAAACAAGTAAAAGAGTTTGTGATCACATGAATAATGATCACATAGATTCAGTACACAAATATCTTATTCATTATGGGAAGATATCAAGATTTGAGAATGCTTATATGGAAGAAATTAATAATAGTTATATAAAAATCAATTACGATGGCCAATCAGCAATTATCAATTTTAAAAATGAAATATCTGAAGAAGAAATTCATTCAACTTTAGTATCAATGATTAAAGACATTAAAAAATAA
- a CDS encoding translation initiation factor IF-2 N-terminal domain-containing protein, with product MKGLRVLELSEALDIDSSDLLAVCAILKIKATSRLSMLSFEECKKITDYYENKN from the coding sequence ATGAAAGGTCTTAGGGTCCTAGAACTTTCTGAAGCACTTGATATTGATAGCTCCGACTTATTAGCTGTTTGTGCAATTCTAAAAATAAAAGCCACATCTAGATTAAGCATGCTTTCATTTGAAGAATGTAAAAAGATAACTGATTACTATGAAAATAAAAATTAG
- a CDS encoding glutathione peroxidase: MQVDVQNTTVLSADGSSIKLGEYSGEVILVVNVASYCGNTAQYDDLQKLHDLYASKGLRILAFPCNDFGKQEPDSISEIKDFCTTKYGVKFEIYEKVHAKGNTTEPYTTLNKVEPEGDVEWNFEKFLIGKDSKVIARFKPGVKPFDENLIAAIEVALDS; encoded by the coding sequence ATGCAAGTTGACGTACAAAATACTACAGTTCTTTCCGCAGACGGATCATCCATAAAACTAGGTGAATATTCAGGGGAGGTAATTTTAGTTGTTAATGTAGCTAGTTATTGCGGAAATACTGCTCAGTATGATGATCTTCAAAAACTACATGATTTATATGCAAGCAAAGGGCTAAGAATACTTGCTTTCCCTTGTAATGATTTTGGAAAACAAGAACCCGATTCTATCTCAGAAATAAAAGATTTTTGCACAACAAAATATGGAGTTAAATTTGAAATCTATGAAAAAGTTCATGCCAAAGGGAATACCACAGAACCATACACAACCCTTAACAAAGTTGAACCTGAAGGAGATGTTGAATGGAATTTCGAGAAGTTTCTGATAGGGAAAGATAGTAAAGTAATTGCAAGATTCAAGCCAGGTGTTAAACCGTTTGACGAAAACTTAATAGCAGCTATAGAAGTAGCTTTAGATTCATAA